A genomic segment from Lineus longissimus chromosome 15, tnLinLong1.2, whole genome shotgun sequence encodes:
- the LOC135499674 gene encoding transmembrane protein 41A-like isoform X2 encodes MSAMLRILWIPVVFVSYTAFLYYLSSHLPDLPAASGGSAISFPTNLQELTSLAAVLSQYKTHHLGYVLILFCSAYIYKQSFAIPGSALLNLLAGTLFGVQYGFPLVCLLTAFGATCCYLLSQFFGKTFILKYFPDKVKRMQNLVSENSDSLFFFLLFLRLFPMSPNWFLNMASPIINIPIHLFFLSVFIGLMPYCFICVQTGCILSTISSMSDIFTFWTMAKLAGVAMVALLPGYLIKRYHKKDIKLAQD; translated from the exons AT GTCAGCAATGTTGCGCATCTTGTGGATCCCAGTAGTGTTCGTGTCGTACACAGCATTCCTCTACTACCTCTCTTCACATCTACCTGACCTACCTGCGGCAAGTGGAGG TTCTGCCATATCATTCCCGACGAATCTCCAAGAGTTGACGAGCTTGGCTGCAGTGCTGTCCCAGTATAAAACACACCATCTCGGTTATGTCCTCATCTTGTTTTGCTCAGCATACATTTATAAACAATCATTTGCCATTCCGGGATCTGCATTGTTG AATCTGTTAGCAGGTACTCTATTCGGCGTGCAGTATGGATTCCCGTTAGTCTGTCTCCTCACAGCCTTCGGGGCAACGTGCTGCTACCTTCTGTCGCAATTTTTCGGAAAAACATTCATCTTAAAATATTTCCCTGATAAGGTGAAGAGAATGCAAAATCTA GTCAGTGAGAATTCCGACAGTCTCTTCTTCTTCCTGTTGTTTCTGCGACTCTTCCCGATGTCGCCCAACTGGTTCCTAAACATGGCATCTCCGATTATCAACATTCCTATACATCTCTTCTTTTTATCTGTCTTTATTG GTTTAATGCCTTACTGCTTCATCTGTGTTCAGACGGGATGCATCCTTTCAACGATCTCCTCCATGAGTGATATCTTTACATTCTGGACCATGGCTAAGCTAGCTGGGGTTGCCATGGTAGCGCTGTTACCGGGAtacctcatcaaaagatacCACAAGAAGGATATAAAGCttgctcaggactaa
- the LOC135499302 gene encoding mitogen-activated protein kinase kinase kinase 13-A-like, producing MTLERPKPVHKEATAKIHNNVLDVPKKDEPINSRNSPTTLNILTCSTDMEDFSNSMLCLEQEIDKLSVTTNSQASTSYSTATNTIPTGPNSTNISASSDDAETLDIGYRDGQQRGFFEGLLGCLRPVWTIIGKAATAELKQQDDWEIPFESISDLEWLGSGAQGAVFLGKLRSEQVAVKKVRDAKETDIRHLRRLNHPNIINFKGVCTQAPCYCIIMEYCPYGQLYEVLRDGKEIPPTLLLDWARQIASGMNYLHSHKIIHRDLKSPNVLVAMNDIVKISDFGTSREWNEKSTKMSFAGTVAWMAPEVIRNEPCSEKVDIWSFGVVLWELLTGEIPYRDVDSSAIIWGVGSNSLHLPLPSTCQEGFKLLMRQCWSAKPRNRPSFRQILMHLEIASPELLNIPKEEYFQLQVEWKDEIKEQLQKIRSEGSHMPQLEEELIKRRREELRHAQDVREHYERKLERANNLYMELTACMLQLEGRERDLMKREQQFNMLTNKRRKSILKPVIKAQEKIERIKKRSGHSLDMIVNKDGKSVTVVATSTNDQSQPSPTRVRLRKSRRRHNPGRSSTTSGHSTSSPVKSPSKETLNEEFENKSNSSKNDQQKNDHLSPSAFKYMGPGTAIRESGIEFSHSESEQPEQKNLNDVCFGCDGSCSDITCSSKRSSRISADVESNICDSECTSPTHQVLRRILDVENMNPEEREETEIDSNQNLEQKSTSLPEKSGTGNGNNTDEDVIADDVIPVDTGIPEISVDAVTINNYSNLKNGSLKRSISDNPVNQSPSKIPHMRMDSTDSEGQYMICRSIGIQARARQDSWSEDEGAVGDSEEDFTRRHVVHFQRAQSNQSTYSCFSSEGISEEEGAPRRRKGLMSTTSTDNLQLELTNNMNDGLSDKEMVVKRMKNQVASPEHILNKNHLADSDTDSTDSDECSVASTVHRKRNGNTDNQTWSSPRL from the exons ATGACCTTGGAACGACCGAAACCCGTGCACAAGGAGGCCACGGCcaaaatccacaacaatgtcctTGACGTGCCAAAGAAAGATGAGCCGATTAACAGTCGGAACAGTCCGACAACACTCAACATACTCACGTGTAGTACAGACATGGAAGACTTCTCAAATAG CATGCTATGCCTGGAACAGGAAATCGACAAACTCAGTGTCACGACAAATTCCCAGGCGTCAACTTCTTACTCGACGGCAACCAACACGATCCCAACCGGCCCAAACTCCACCAACATATCCGCGTCTTCTGATGATGCGGAGACACTCGATATTGGTTACCGGGATGGCCAGCAGAGGGGCTTCTTTGAGGGACTCCTGGGATGCTTGAGGCCGGTGTGGACGATCATTGGAAAGGCGGCCACAGCAGAGCTAAAGCAGCAAG ATGACTGGGAAATCCCCTTTGAGAGCATCTCGGACCTTGAATGGTTAGGCAGTGGTGCCCAGGGAGCAGTGTTCCTTGGTAAACTACGCAGCGAGCAGGTTGCTGTGAAGAAAGTCAGGGATGCCAAAGAAACGGATATACGTCACTTGCGGCGGTTAAATCATCCGAATATTATCAATTTCAA GGGTGTGTGTACTCAGGCGCCTTGCTACTGTATCATCATGGAGTACTGTCCCTACGGCCAGCTCTACGAGGTACTCCGCGACGGCAAGGAGATTCCTCCGACGTTACTCCTCGACTGGGCACGGCAGATCGCCAGCGGCATGAACTATCTACATTCACACAAAATCATTCACAGGGACCTCAAGTCACCAAA TGTCTTGGTGGCAATGAATGACATCGTGAAGATCTCTGACTTTGGCACGTCGCGGGAATGGAACGAGAAGAGTACGAAGATGTCGTTTGCGGGGACGGTGGCGTGGATGGCACCGGAGGTCATCCGAAATGAACCTTGCTCAGAAAAAGTCGACATATG GTCGTTTGGCGTCGTGTTATGGGAACTGCTGACCGGAGAGATTCCGTACAGAGACGTCGATTCCTCCGCCATTATCTGGGGCGTAGGCAGCAACAGTCTTCACCTACCGTTGCCGTCGACGTGTCAGGAGGGCTTCAAACTCTTGATGAGGCAATGCTG GAGCGCCAAGCCCCGAAATCGGCCATCATTCCGCCAGATTCTGATGCATCTTGAGATTGCATCGCCAGAACTATTGAACATTCCCAAGGAGGAGTACTTCCAGTTGCAG GTTGAATGGAAAGATGAGATTAAGGAACAACTTCAAAAGATCCGCAGCGAAGGTTCACACATGCCTCAACTGGAGGAAGAGCTCATCAAGCGGAGGAGAGAAGAGCTGCGTCATGCCCAGGACGTGCGGGAACACTATGAGAGGAAACTTGAGCGGGCCAATAATCTGTACATGGAGCTGACGGCGTGTATGCTTCAGCTGGAGGGGAGAGAACGGGACCTAATGAA ACGGGAACAACAATTCAACATGCTGACCAACAAACGACGCAAGAGCATCCTCAAGCCTGTGATCAAGGCACAGGAGAAGATTGAGCGGATAAAGAAACGCTCCGGTCACAG CCTTGACATGATCGTCAATAAAGACGGCAAGTCGGTGACAGTAGTCGCCACGTCGACAAACGACCAGTCACAACCTTCACCCACCAGAGTTCGTCTACGTAAGTCCCGGCGTCGCCACAATCCTGGGCGCTCCTCGACAACCAGCGGCCATTCTACCTCAAGTCCCGTGAAGAGTCCCTCTAAGGAAACGCTGAATGAGGAATtcgaaaacaaatcaaattcatCGAAAAACGACCAACAGAAAAATGACCATTTGTCGCCATCTGCGTTTAAATACATGGGACCGGGAACGGCAATACGCGAGAGCGGGATCGAGTTCAGTCATTCAGAGAGTGAGCAACCTGAACAGAAAAATTTGAACGATGTGTGTTTTGGCTGTGACGGAAGCTGTAGCGATATTACGTGTAGTTCCAAGCGGTCGAGTCGGATTAGTGCTGATGTCGAGTCGAACATTTGCGACAGCGAGTGCACAAGTCCTACCCATCAGGTATTGCGGCGGATACTTGACGTTGAAAATATGAATCCAGAAGAACGTGAGGAAACTGAGATTGATTCAAATCAAAACCTGGAACAAAAATCGACGTCTTTGCCGGAAAAATCTGGTACAGGCAACGGGAATAACACAGATGAGGACGTTATTGCTGATGATGTTATACCGGTCGATACGGGGATTCCGGAGATTAGTGTCGATGCAGTGACAATAAATAATTATAGTAATCTAAAAAATGGCTCATTGAAACGGAGTATAAGTGACAATCCTGTGAACCAGTCTCCGAGTAAGATACCGCATATGCGGATGGACTCAACGGACTCTGAGGGGCAGTATATGATATGCCGGAGTATTGGGATACAGGCACGTGCTCGACAGGATTCATGGTCAGAGGATGAGGGGGCTGTTGGTGATAGCGAGGAAGACTTCAC ACGCCGCCACGTGGTACACTTCCAGCGAGCCCAAAGTAACCAATCAACATACTCATGCTTCAGCTCGGAGGGTATCTCTGAGGAGGAAGGAGCTCCAAGGCGCCGAAAGGGCCTCATGTCGACGACAAGCACTGATAATCTTCAATTAGAGTTGACGAATAACATGAACGATGGTCTCTCTGATAAGGAGATGGTGGTCAAACGCATGAAGAACCAGGTCGCGTCACCCGAGCATATTTTGAACAAG aaCCACCTTGCGGACTCAGACACAGATTCCACAGACTCTGACGAGTGTTCAGTCGCCAGCACAGTTCATCGCAAGCGCAATGGCAACACTGACAATCAGACATGGTCATCGCCTCGGTTATAA
- the LOC135499674 gene encoding transmembrane protein 41A-like isoform X1, whose product MAASFTIHMEPTNAHGITADAIEIVEELPSKKRWSAMLRILWIPVVFVSYTAFLYYLSSHLPDLPAASGGSAISFPTNLQELTSLAAVLSQYKTHHLGYVLILFCSAYIYKQSFAIPGSALLNLLAGTLFGVQYGFPLVCLLTAFGATCCYLLSQFFGKTFILKYFPDKVKRMQNLVSENSDSLFFFLLFLRLFPMSPNWFLNMASPIINIPIHLFFLSVFIGLMPYCFICVQTGCILSTISSMSDIFTFWTMAKLAGVAMVALLPGYLIKRYHKKDIKLAQD is encoded by the exons ATGGCTGCGTCTTTCACTATTCATATGGAGCCAACAAACGCTCATGGAATCACTGCAGATGCCATTGAGATTGTGGAGGAGTTGCCTTCCAAGAAAAGATG GTCAGCAATGTTGCGCATCTTGTGGATCCCAGTAGTGTTCGTGTCGTACACAGCATTCCTCTACTACCTCTCTTCACATCTACCTGACCTACCTGCGGCAAGTGGAGG TTCTGCCATATCATTCCCGACGAATCTCCAAGAGTTGACGAGCTTGGCTGCAGTGCTGTCCCAGTATAAAACACACCATCTCGGTTATGTCCTCATCTTGTTTTGCTCAGCATACATTTATAAACAATCATTTGCCATTCCGGGATCTGCATTGTTG AATCTGTTAGCAGGTACTCTATTCGGCGTGCAGTATGGATTCCCGTTAGTCTGTCTCCTCACAGCCTTCGGGGCAACGTGCTGCTACCTTCTGTCGCAATTTTTCGGAAAAACATTCATCTTAAAATATTTCCCTGATAAGGTGAAGAGAATGCAAAATCTA GTCAGTGAGAATTCCGACAGTCTCTTCTTCTTCCTGTTGTTTCTGCGACTCTTCCCGATGTCGCCCAACTGGTTCCTAAACATGGCATCTCCGATTATCAACATTCCTATACATCTCTTCTTTTTATCTGTCTTTATTG GTTTAATGCCTTACTGCTTCATCTGTGTTCAGACGGGATGCATCCTTTCAACGATCTCCTCCATGAGTGATATCTTTACATTCTGGACCATGGCTAAGCTAGCTGGGGTTGCCATGGTAGCGCTGTTACCGGGAtacctcatcaaaagatacCACAAGAAGGATATAAAGCttgctcaggactaa